ATCTGATGGTGATGGAAAATCTATTTTTCAGAAGAAATATTTCAAGAATCTATGATCTTAAGGGCTCTTTACGATCTCGTTACAATTCAGATACTACCGGAGTGAACAAGGTGTTGCTTGACATGAATCTCTTGGAAGCATTGCGAACAAATCCTATGTTTCTTGGAAGTAAGGCCAAGAGAAGCTTGGAAAGAGCAATTTGGAATGACACATCCTTTTTAGCGGTAAGAGAATTTTATCCAACTACATATAACAGATTCAATATTTTGCAATTTATGCTACCGGAATAGTAATGTGTTAAAATATATAGTCAAGACCCATAATATGCTTAAAGATATTTTATGCAAAGTCAAAAAAAAGCTTCAAGTGCATTACAAAAAGGGAATGGAAATGAAAAACTCATGATGTTTACGATTTATTTGTACTTTGATATCTTGATACCTTGAACCTTGATGCATCTGTAGGGTGCCCATTTTATTTCAGAAAAGTATTGGCCGTTTTTTTTAAGTCGGGCATAACTAGATTTTGAGATCGGCATTCTTGTGCTGTGCAGTCTGTAGACGTTATGGATTATTCTTTGCTGGTCGGAGTagatgaagaaaagaaagagcTGGTGGTTGGGATAATCGATTACATGAGACAATATACATGGGATAAGCACCTGGAGACATGGGTGAAGAGCTCTGGAATACTAGGAGGTCCAAAGAATGCTGCCCCAACTATCGTGTCGCCGAAACAATACAAAAAAAGATTTAGAAAAGCAATGACAGCTTATTTTCTAACAGTACCTGATCAGTGGTCAGCATAAAGTTTCATTAGTTGATTTAGGATTTGAGGTGATAATTCATGTTACATGTACATTATATCTAATCTTTTGCACAACATAATTGAAATAACCAAAGATTACTATTGGTTGATTATTACTTATTAGTGTTTGGTTGGTTATTATTGAAATTACCATATACTCCTCTGAAATTAAATCACCCCCTGTATATTTCCAGAAAATTGAGACAATCTTGAATTTTAATCACAAATGAGCCTGAAATAAGTGAACCTGTTCATTATCCACAACCACCCCAATAAATCATAAGCTAATTAGTAAGATATTTCAGCGACGGATTCTGAATGACTCTTATgggattataataatttttttccccTTAACACAAAAAAGTTGCTGGAAGTGAATAATCTTCTTTACCAGAAATTTTCGTAACGTGGAGagcagaatttttaaatttccgGTAAACTTTTCGTAACGTGGGGAgtagaatttttattttcatgatAGATGGACCGGGACCCTTCTTTGATAATGATATTCATGTACAGTATTCAAAAAATTTCGATTCGATTCGTTCAAAAATTCCGATTgattcataaaaatattttattgatttacCGGTTATGCTccgatttgactaaaaatttCTGATTTATCGAACCAATACCCGATAAATCTTCATTAATTCCGAATTCCTGATTTTTAATGTTCATGTCTGTAAACCGAAAAAAGTGCCTCCCATACTCTTTTAAATTTTAGTCAGCTGTCAAACGGCGAACACATGAAAATGCAGCTGTAGGGCATGGTGGTTAGGTTTAGAAAAACTGCTGCTTTTCACATACTTGTATATGTCATTGTCACCCCAACACAACTCAGAAAAATTAGCAGCTATGagtcttttaaaaatataactttttaCCCCTTTATAACTTTTTTCTATTCCAGTAatacttttttaaaagaaaaaacttTATTTAGGCTCCTAATAATCTAATTATAACACTAATCACATTCTCAGCTTGTATCCAAGCTAATCAAAAGCTGACTAGCTAGTAACTGTTGATTACTCTGTCAACAATGGAGAAAGTACATATATGTACATACAAAAAGTATACTAATATATGAATGTATGCTCTGCAGTGTCATTGTCCATCCGGTTCTGTTTGATGCTAATCAATGGATCTCTTCGACCGGCAAGAATCCTACTCGCTTCTGCAAGAAACAGTAAACTCATTGGTTAGTTTATCATAGTTCGAAAATTCGAGTCTTGTCAAATTTATATGTAGAATTTCTGAAATTCTAGTAATCGAAGAATAAGGATTTATAGTTTTAGAAGGGTTCCGATCACCAAAGtcaatatatctaaaaaataacACAAAAAAATGTCATCGACTTTAGAGGTGCTTAATCATCTGCCACACTAAATTAGCACGATCTCTCAAGAGTTCATTAGCAAAAGTCATTAGGAATATTTCATATGATTGAACATATAACAAGCCAAAAAAGGTCAAACAGAAGAACATGCTTATAAAGGTTAAAAAGCTAAGAAGATGACAAAGAGGAAATACAAGTGACATATCGTAATGTATCCCGTTCCCGGACAATGCGTTTATCGATCGAGACATATCGGATATGTTTGGTTGTTGatgacaaataaaaaaataaaatgaaggaAAATATTGTTATCGTAAATTTCAGTCACAAAATAAAACTTGTTCAAACTCTAACGCTCAACCTCTTGTTAAGaatcaaaaataacaaataatccctccgtcccggtcaaatATTATATGTCGGGGTCGGAGACGCGACAAGGATTTTAATCCTCGAATAAGATACAGtactgtaacttatttttaagacattcttttttttcataaaaacataacatctataattttatataaaaatgaaaattttaataatatattatagaagAGCATTAAAAATACGTGCCGAACAAtgaaaaaaaacgtatacaattgaatcAGACAGAGTGATTACTACATCAGAAAAAGCATACCTTGCGGGGTTTGCCGGCCTGGCTGGCTCCTCCCTCACCACCTTCACTCCAATGCACTCGCGGTTCCACCAAGGAACTCTGCGCTGGAGCCACCTCGCCTTTACTCGAACCTAAACAAAGCTGCATAATTTTCTCCGCGGCCTCAGCCTCCGTCTTACTCTCATTCATCAACCTCTGCACCTCGGCCTTAGGCAACCTCATTTTCAGCCTCACAGGCTGATCATTCGGCATTTCTCCCCCCGCTCTCTCCTCACCAATGCTGCTCTTCTGCTGCATCAACGTAAGATCCGAGACCGATCTTCTCGCCAGCTTCAAGCTCTCTAGCCTGTCTTTGGCACTCATGTTGATATTAGACCTCACTTTCCTTGTGGCTCTTTCTTCAGCAATTTTAGGCAATTCGACTAAAAAGTACAACCTCTTAGGCTTAAGTTCCTGATAAAGGCCTAATGGTTTTGCTCGGATTCCAAAATGCTTGACAGCCTCGGAATCCAGCAAAACGTAGCCGGGGTAGTCCTTGGTGACTACCCCGGCTTGAACTGGAATTTTTAACTTGATCGTCTCGCCGTTTATTTTCATAATCTTGGCTCTCTTTTTTCCACCTAGGCTGTTGCCCATCTCTGGCTAAGACTAGCTAGAAAAGGGTTTTGTGTTTGATGGATCTGAAATAAACACAAATTAAGCCTTTTCTAGCTgggaaatatatatgattagtACACAGAGGTAGAATATGTTGGCATGCAGTTGGTGGTGATTGTTAAGGATTGTCTTTAAGGCTTGTGACATAGAAAACATGTTGGGGCATGCTCTTGGGTCAAACAAGGCAGGCATGGTAGAAAACATATTAATTCTctcattttctattttttttttggtattaagcattggataaaaatttatatacattttaataaaaacCAAACATTGTTACTACTATGGAGACCATTCGGTCAGTTCGGTCAAAAAAAGGACGGGATTGAATAGATTGAAAActgaaatttcatattttacgAATCGAAATTCTACTATGAACCGAACTGAACTGAATCAAAACAATTCGTTCGATCCGGTCCGGCCAACAGAACTGTACAGTTCGGTTTTGATTTTTCGATTCCAAGCTCGTTTTGCTCACCTTTAGACATATTAGTTCAGTTCTACGATTAAAATTCACCGTTTgcatttcattttaatttatatgagaCCCGACAAGATATAATCGTTTGCGTATTTGCAAATGATCGATTTTATATCATCGATTCGACATGTTTTTTTTAGCGAACGACACAAATAAAATCttacattatattattatcgAGTAGTAAAGTAAAATATGAAgagtatcaaaataataaatgaaaatattgaCGCACTCATATCTTGAAAGTTTAAGATCCCAACTCCGTTATAAATTATGCTAAATTAGCATAATTTATTGAAGGTTATGATTTATAACGATGCAAAGCTGCCGCGGAAGGAAGAAGAGAGCTGATTAGGTGATGATGCACATGAAATGTCTTTTTGGCCAGTTAATCTTCACTGAAAATGACATAGCTACGACAATCGTAATGTGAACTGAAGAAGTTGTTGTAAATTCCATTTTATCATTTGACTTATGGctgattctcaaataattaaagttCGTTGTAATTagaaaactgaaaaataatCACCAAGAAATCGCAATTTCAGGAAAAACATTACAGGGTGATTGCTAATAAACAATATTctctgaaaatataataaacatgtAGACCTGTATTGACCTTACAGCTTTTCGTTCAGCTCATCAAACTGGAATTGGTTTCAATTATCTCGAATCGAGAATTACGTTATCACGTTTTCTGCTCTTAAATCGTGCAAATTACgcatgtttttttttacaaacgCCGGCTAGGATTTAGAAAGCAGTCACAAAATTGGTGCAGTACATGAATAAAGAATCTTGTTGTTGCCAGCCTGCTTTCCAAATTTCGAACCACAGATAGAATGAGAGGTGCTGATATGAGTTTCATCTTCGACTTCCGTCAACTTCCGTTTGACGGATGTTTTCCGCTTTAGATAAAGGTCAGAGTGTTCAAATCTCAGTGGAGACATTTGTCTCgagtatttataataatctatcGTGAATATATTTTCGtgaaatttacaagaaaattgAGAAGTTAAATATAGGTATCGAAAGCTGGAAGACcaataatgaaataaaaatacacGAATATAGAcgagtttttttgttttttttggccTTTGCTAAGAATAATTTATAGGTTTAGTACTCTCAATTTCATCTACTAGGGAAGAAGGTACCTCTGATGAGTTTACTACATGAAGCAGAGCAGTCTAGTCTAGCAACAAATGAATTTTTAGTTGCATCTTACTATGTTTTATCAGTATACTTGATAAGGGTTTTCTTGGAAACAATGGATAAAAATATCTCTGTGTATTTTCTAAGAGAAAATCTGTTTCTGATACATTTGCAAAGCAATaacaatttatttgtttttttaaatttttaaaaagtttaaaagGTTATGGAAGGCTGGATGaactatgcatatatatattaatatggaTGATATTTTTGTTCTTGAATAAGAGATTTTACTTGGAACAATATTTCTCGATGTCTTGTACTCTCAACTTCATATACATGTAGATTTTTGTTCTTGAATAAGAGATTTTACTTGGAACAAGCTGCTACAACATTTTTCTTTCGTCTTGAGCTCCCATTAGTGACTGTTAGTGTGTGCACATGAATGCACACCAAAAAATTCGTTTATTTTTAAATCCAAAGTTGTATCTAGTCAACTAGTCCTTTTGTTTGATTGGTATTTGCGGCGTTATGGGACAAAGGACGAGAATTTGTCAGCATTGCAGGAGCCAAGCATGAAAGTGTGCTTCAAAAAATTTCCCAGAAGAAAATTTTGTTGCTGCCAACATGCGTGCTAATTATTTATGATTGGATAGGATAAATGTTTATGATTCAATCTCGATATTAGTTTTATTGGATATCTTTCCGTTCTGGTAAGGATGGAGTGTTTAAATTTCGgcgtatatataatttacaactAAAATCTAACTCTCCTCTCACTACCCTCTCTAACCTGATGATATTACATCAGTTGTGTTGGACAACGGAGGTGGTCGGGGGTTTATAAATAGAAGACGTTGAaaatgtgtatgtgtatgtcgTGTTCTTTACAGTGATGGTCGAATGAGTTGAGACGGCGATGTCAAGTTGGAGCGATGTATATACGAGGGAGATGGGGATTGGGGGATGGATATTGAAAAGATAAGGTATTGAAAGTTATGTTATGTGTATGTGGTAACTCTTACCTGCTTTTAATTGGttgtttttagttgatttcatGTTACTTTTGGTTGATTTCATGGTTAATTTTGTGATATAGTACTGACCCCCGCAGgggtattcatttttgtcatttgcaaccacttgcaacttattatgcaattaaatgtaattttcaacagattttttcaaagttgcatttgtggttgcatataATGTTGCTAAcagttgcagatatggttgcagATACAAtcaccgtatttttgcaattttttttgaaggatagtacttttgtaatttgtttaaaaaaatgacaatatatttgcaaaaatatttttggatatgggtatatatgaaaaaaacccaaaaaaatatatatgtcccTCCGATAAGGTATCAAAAAAATGCATCTCCGCTCCGTGCAGCCGTATATATAATTCACAACTAAAATCCAACCTTATGTAATGtaagtataaaaaaatatacatgtcCCTCCACTAAGGTATCAGAAAAACGCATCTCCACTCTCCACTCTGTCCCTCTAGTAAGGTATCACAAAAATGCATCTCCGCTCAATGCAGCTTTTCTAAAAGAAATCATACTCCCTGTGTGTCCAAGCATATCCTTTACGCtactttttgacacgcattttgatATTTCTATGAATAtagtttcatatatatatatttctaattttttcacTGAATAGAAAAttgacgtttaaatttttattcaaaaaaacaaataaaaaaattataaaactatactttataataattttaaaacgcTTCTAAACAGTGTACGTAAACAATCACATGGACGGGGgagttcaattttaaattttttgataagttttacATAGGTTCTCCAAAGCTGGAGGACATAGACACATAGTGGATGCATATACATGAGCACagatgaaataaatttttttgtttttgaatactAGGACCCTTAAATCTTCACTAATAATAGTATTTCTCTATcctgacaaaataaaaattatatttctctATGTTTAGTACtctcaattttatttaaatgtgaAAGAGGTACTTCTGAGTAAACTACAAAAAGGATAGCAGTCTAGTCCGGCAACAAACGTATATTTGGTATACCACATAAGGGCTTCTGTGGAAACAATGGACACAACTGTTAGAATGAAAAAAGCATATTCTTGTTTCAGAGTACAAGAATCTGCCTTGGTCGCAAAAATTTGTTCTCTTACTACAGCTGACACAAAGACTGTCTGGAATTTGTTTCTAGCAAActaaaatacttatataaatttatgaacTCGTACAGTTATGATGGATGGATATATAACTAAACTTGGCAAGCATGCCATTTTTCCTATTTCTCATGCTTTAGTCGCAACATACTTCCAACCCGCAATGAAAGTGAAAAACAATATATTAGTGGAAAAATCGTGTAAATTCATTATCAGgatgttttaataaaaaattaaacgaaTTATCTTGTACAACTTCACCTGTCAAAGCTGTTTCGACTTTTGTAGATGCTCTAAAAGTGAAGTAGCTTTTCGCTTGGCCCTCTCGGTACCACTCTTCACTAGCTCTGTCAATGGTATAACTGCGCCAAGCCTACTTATGCATGCAAGATTCTCAGTGTCCCTCTTGCACAATGAAAGTAGAATGGCAGCTGCATGCTCTTTGTTCCGAGGTAGACCTGTTCTTAAAAGATCTATCAATGCAGGTATGGTACTAGCTTGTACAATGGCAGCCTTAGCCTCTTGATGACTGGCAAGAACAGACAGTATTGTCAATGCTTCGTCGACCATGCAACAGCTTGTATCTGTGAGCATTTTCAACAATGCGGTGATAATCCCAGCCCTGACTGCCCTACCCTTGTTTCCTTGATAAATACACAAATTAAACAAAGCTGCTGCAGCATCTTTCTTCCCTCTTGAGCTTCCATTTTGAAACAATTGCACCAAAGCAGGTATTGCACCGGATGCACCTATGATAATTTTGTTCTCATCAGCGAGAGACAAACTAAAAAGGGTTGCTGCcgcattttcttttgtttccaTGCTTCCAGATCTAAGGACCTGGACTATAGAAGGAATGGCACCAGCAAGCATTATGAGTCCTTTGTTTTGTTCATATATAGAAAGGTTGAGTATGGACGTGATTGAATTATTCTGAGTTATGCCATCATCAGaagtcagcaagctgacaagaatTGGTATTGCTCCTGCTTCTCCGATTAGTATCCTGTTATCTGTGCTTCTTTTGGAAAGTGACCGAATTTCACTCACTGCTGCTCTACACTCCTCTATAGATCGACTAGAGAGCTTACGAACAAGTGACTCAATAGCTGCTATCTCTCTGCTAACATCACTGAATGTTCCATCACTTCTTTTCACCTTGCCACTGGTCAGTGCTGTGGGCTGCTCAACATTGTGTGTTATGCACCACTGAGTAATAAGACTTCTTAAAACATAGTTTGGGGTTAGAGTGAGGTTTTGAAGTTTCTGTTGAGTTTTTGGACACTTTGTGTTGCCGCAGTCTATCCACCTCTGTATGTAGGATCTCTCATATGTCTGgacaaagtagatgaacacatATTTAGAAAGTTACCATGTATGATTGTTTTCTCAAAAGAATATGGACAGAGAACATATAAAACATTTTATGAGGAATTAAAGTTGTGATGGTTATTACCTGCCCTGTCGCCACTATAACGGGGTCTCTCATCACTTCAAGAGAAATAGGACATAAGAAATCATCAGGAATCACAGGAGAACTTGTTTTTTCATTCTTTTTTGAGTTTTCACTTTGATCAGCATCGGCATTGTTTATTAAACACTGATAGGAGCTTCCCCTCCTTTCTAACCTATGAATCATCTGATCTGATATATTATCCTTTGAAGAATTAGATGTTGAAACAATTTCCACATTTTCTGTACCTCCATGATCAATGCTACCTGTACTCTCGACAAGTAAGCCTGCAATCAGTCTGTTCCTTAGCTGCAATGGATCAAGCTCTTTATCTAGTGACTGGGATAAAGCACGAGACAATCTGTTCATAGTTAGGGAGCCACTGTATCTTTCTGTCGCTCTTCTCAACTGGCCTCTTACTAAATCAAcctgaaaaagaaaaagggtaGTATCAGAAACAAGCTCAAGCACTATATAATTAACGGAAAGCTTTTAGCTATCTCCAACATGTCCAGATGAACAATTTGTACCTGTTCTTGTACTTCCTCTGAGATCTCTAATTGATCATACGGAAAGCTTCTTAAGGCTCTTTCAAGTTTCCATGTCAGACACTGAAATTGAAAGGCAAATTTCTTGGCAGCTCCTTCCTGCAATCATAAACCAGAAACCTCCTTGAGATTAAACTAGGATCATCTCATGGACAAACATGAATATGAAGAGGATAAGAAGTCTTCCAACGCATGATCAGAAAGCTACATGTACAATACAGAAATATATAATTCGCATAGCATAGACTACGCAAGCTGGTCTCCTAGATAACTACTGTCACCAAAAGCATTTCCCAATTGCCAATACATAATTCCCGACACATAAGCCCGAGTGTCAGACACAAGTACCGCGACCACTTTAAACAGTCAAACTAACATAAAATGCAACTAGCATCTCAACAGAACATCTTTAAGCAATTTGAATCCATCATAATCCCCCAAAAactcatcttttaaaacttgaaaagcTCCGAAATGAACTTACAAAGAATGAGCAGACTGTCTTATGATCTTTTGAGTGTCATAACAATCAACAAACTTAAACCTCAATTGTTCAAATGCCCATTACACATGACATCGAAAATTCACCTATTACTACTAACATTACTGAAATTAAATCTTGGCACTAAACAAACCCAACTCAATTACTATTAAATAAGCCTCTTAAAACactaaaaattgataatttatgtaaatattcataaaaaattgtGGACTAATGAAAACATACAGGGGAGATCTTGGGATCAAATTGATCAGCAGCACAGACCAATCTCTTAGAAGCTTTAATAACCACCGTCAGATCAACCAAACAAGAAGAGTGAGATTGATCCAACGGCCCCAAATCACCCTCGAAATCTCTAACTTCTTCAAGTAAATGAGAAAGAAGAGCAATTCTCCGGGCCAAATCTGAGCAGTCTTTCTTGAATGGGCCTCCGAACCCATTACTTGAAACCCGGTTGGTATCTTGTATGAGGCTCAGAAGTGACTGTACGGCGCCGGTGGTGGCGGTGGCGTCTCCGCCGGCCATTGTGTAATAATACGAGGATTGAGCTTGGAGTGTGAGGACAAGTAGTGAGTTGGTGTTATTGGTGTGgagatttcattttattttatccaaTCGCAAACATACACGCTTGTAGTGCCTGAAATTcgatttgtaatttaaaaattgatggtattaatattaatttttgagtCTATTATTGCCCTTAAATTCCACCTAACAattaaatttttacaaaaaatatattaatatatttatataattaactacATCGTCAAACACTTTCTTGAACAAGATTCgaacaatatatatttcatagataaatgaggaaaatattattaaattaagaaTTCTTTACTTAGTTTTagtttacttatattttaacaaagaattttttttacacaACTAAAATACCATAATAGGTTACCATCATCACGTAATTTGAGAAACTTTTGAATACTAAATTTAATTTCTCTAATAtttcatcaatatcatcaagTTATATGCAACTAAGGTACCATGGCATGTGGAAACTATTGTACTCCATTTTGAATACTCCATTTGTTTTGGCAGAActatttattaacttatttacttctcacttctactccatttTTTCACTATAAGcaaaaaatcacttattttaagctaagccaaacggcccctaaaaaTTTCCATTCTCTTGGCGAGAATTGCTTCCACCTTCAATTCTCCCCAATAATAGTTGGATGGGGAATATTGTGGATGGGATCCCATGAAGTAGTTTGGTAGCTATCAACTTTGTTATCTTCCTTCCTCTCGTTCCGCATTCGATCTTTACCCATATGTTTTCTTTCGTGTCTTTTTAAGTTTTGCATGTAATTTAAGTGATAcaataagaaaatattttagatcatttttaaatttttttggtacaaaaatataaattataaattttcatttaacaattttccaaaaataataatcagAAGAAAAGGCAAAGTAAAAATTAAAGTGAACCGagcatataatttatttatcctATAATCTCGTTTGCATAttcatttattcaaaaaaaatcactttAACACAGATTTAAATAGTTTAGTACAGTAATTTAGGAACATAAGAAAAGAAGTTATAAGTAGACTCCAAAGTCCAAACTCCAAACAGAATGAAGACAGCAATGttgataatttaatttatcGCTATGtactttattaattttaaatcgtTCATAGTTTATACTCGTCTATGTGAATGATGGAGATGATATCACTGGTCCATTCGAGGCAGAGAAAATAAATAGGTGGTGGGTGGATTTTAGAAGTTGATATTTGACAGAATCGATATTGGATTGTGTGTCTCTTGCTTCAATAGAATTGTCTTTCTTGGTTTGGCTTGTAGGAAACCCTTCTGCGGTGCATCCAAAACATGATGTCCTGCCGGGGATGATCCAGAGCATCCAATGTACTGCTACAGTTGACCACATCTTTATTTGGATCAGAggatttagtttttttaatctttattaTGGATTATAATTAAGAATAAGACTTAGAAATATAACAAGTCTCGTAGCCGGTTGTCAAATTATTCATGTTGTTTTGTTCTCCCACCGACAACTGTGGAAGACAATGTAATAACCCatgatatatactccctccctccgtcctagattctttacagttttttcttttggacgtcccactcatttctttacattacaaaactttcttaaaatagttaatggatcCCATCATTTTCTTACTTTTTCTTACTTTTCAcattacttttactccactatctctcttttatatattaaaaatcaatgagtcccaccacttcactcacttttcttctcttttccactactttatacatactccctctgttttttaatatatgacgtttgattttttggcatacatttttaagtgctttgatcggctagttaaaaatattaattttaaaattttctttttctgaataaaaatatttaatccaaattttaattcgcaaaaaaaatcaattaaaaaaaacattttttactAGCCGGTCAACTCACCTAAAGATACGTGCCCAAAtcaaaagtgacatataaaaaaaaaaatagagcgagtatttcttaacctccgtgcccaaactcaatgtaaagaattgagagggacggagagagtaatgtTTTAGCTTACCAAGGGTTAAATTGTCTTGGAAAAATAGAGTACctctattttgttttttattatatgacgcttgactttttacatatattttaatgtgCTTTTGTCGGGTTcttaaaaatactatttttaaaatttctttttttgaataaaagtaggtgaaatatagtttaattcaaaaaaggaattttttaaaataattattttagaggTTTGGTCAAAACACATTGGAATGTGTGCAAAAAGTCTAACGTCGTGTAATAAAAAAGAAGAGGAAGTATTGGAACCCCGTGATTAGTGACGGAATTTGGATTAAAACAAACATTAAATTAGACACTAAATTGTTAAGGCTTGTaggtttattatttttttaagggTTGAAGCTTGCAGGTTAGCTTGGgtatagattattttattaaactaaatcttttattcaacatgcttttttatataaataaataaaattccaaTGTGGAGgttaaagaaataaaattaaaaaaataaacttgAAAGCGTTAATAGGtgataaaaaaagaacaactattaaatctaaaaaaatgaaaaacgcTACACTCATTCATATAGTTGTCACCAACAACCCGTCTATTAAATAAACTTTAACCTGTGTCATGAGGGCACAAGTTAGCCACCCAGATCTAAAAAAGTGAAAAACTCTACACTCATTCATATAGCTGTCACCAACAACCCGTCTATTAAATAGATCTTAACCTGTACCCTGAAGGCACATGTTTCTATCTAAATCGGGAACCAAATTATAATTAACTATGACAGTTGTGTAAATAGGAACAAAGAGAATGTTCAATACAAGCCTAACACCAATCTATCAGAAACTAAGAGCATTTCGTAACTCCAGTTTATTAGGAATCAAGAGCATAACCTAAGTTGTGTTTTGGCACTTGCGAAACAAATCCTACTTTTACatttaatgaaaaatgaaaatgtatAGAAAGCTGTTCCAGACTCCAGTTC
This genomic window from Daucus carota subsp. sativus chromosome 7, DH1 v3.0, whole genome shotgun sequence contains:
- the LOC108194174 gene encoding uncharacterized protein At1g66480 produces the protein MGNSLGGKKRAKIMKINGETIKLKIPVQAGVVTKDYPGYVLLDSEAVKHFGIRAKPLGLYQELKPKRLYFLVELPKIAEERATRKVRSNINMSAKDRLESLKLARRSVSDLTLMQQKSSIGEERAGGEMPNDQPVRLKMRLPKAEVQRLMNESKTEAEAAEKIMQLCLGSSKGEVAPAQSSLVEPRVHWSEGGEGGASQAGKPRKKRVGFLPVEEIH
- the LOC108193459 gene encoding U-box domain-containing protein 11; this translates as MAGGDATATTGAVQSLLSLIQDTNRVSSNGFGGPFKKDCSDLARRIALLSHLLEEVRDFEGDLGPLDQSHSSCLVDLTVVIKASKRLVCAADQFDPKISPEGAAKKFAFQFQCLTWKLERALRSFPYDQLEISEEVQEQVDLVRGQLRRATERYSGSLTMNRLSRALSQSLDKELDPLQLRNRLIAGLLVESTGSIDHGGTENVEIVSTSNSSKDNISDQMIHRLERRGSSYQCLINNADADQSENSKKNEKTSSPVIPDDFLCPISLEVMRDPVIVATGQTYERSYIQRWIDCGNTKCPKTQQKLQNLTLTPNYVLRSLITQWCITHNVEQPTALTSGKVKRSDGTFSDVSREIAAIESLVRKLSSRSIEECRAAVSEIRSLSKRSTDNRILIGEAGAIPILVSLLTSDDGITQNNSITSILNLSIYEQNKGLIMLAGAIPSIVQVLRSGSMETKENAAATLFSLSLADENKIIIGASGAIPALVQLFQNGSSRGKKDAAAALFNLCIYQGNKGRAVRAGIITALLKMLTDTSCCMVDEALTILSVLASHQEAKAAIVQASTIPALIDLLRTGLPRNKEHAAAILLSLCKRDTENLACISRLGAVIPLTELVKSGTERAKRKATSLLEHLQKSKQL